The Theropithecus gelada isolate Dixy chromosome X, Tgel_1.0, whole genome shotgun sequence genome includes a window with the following:
- the CPXCR1 gene encoding CPX chromosomal region candidate gene 1 protein isoform X2 encodes MSSPTKEGSDTAGNAHKNSENEPSNDCSTDIESPSADPNMIYQVETNSINREPGTATSQEDAVPQAAANTELETEIQKDQREEDIKEEPLLLQIPIPRKLISHKPLNDRSKSHSEKAEMKANNCPVNRKIRFRLSTSWRVPFINNHEIRSMILRLLCERYFSQAEECQDTMWVKQNYIACLYHPNSFTHHERTVIFRRPSRVRYHRPLTERMTSGKFCKSTDTKGKYRFRAIVRSVLFVSHVQLQSFFNRKGFVDILRYNHTRKVMIISTNNGWKYFCPICGRLFNTYFELRRHSCRSPGN; translated from the exons ATGAGTTCTCCTACTAAAGAAGGAAGTGATACAGCTGGAAATGCTcacaaaaattctgaaaatgaacCTTCTAATGACTGTAGTACAGACATAGAGTCTCCATCTGCTGATCCCAATATGATCTATCAGGTAGAAACCAACTCAATAAACAGGGAGCCAGGCACAGCAACCTCCCAGGAAGATGCTGTTCCTCAAGCAGCAGCAAACACTGAGCTCGAAACAGAGATCCAAAAAGATCAACGAGAAGAAGATATAAAAGAAGAGCCTCTTCTCCTTCAGATCCCCATTCCTAGAAAATTGATCTCTC ACAAGCCCTTAAATGATAGATCAAAATCCCACTCAGAGAAAGCTGAGATGAAAGCAAACAATTGCCCCGTAAATCGCAAAATTCGTTTTCGACTTTCAACTTCATGGAGAGTCCCATTTATTAACAATCATGAGATAAGAAGTATGATTCTCCGTCTGCTGTGTGAGAGATATTTCTCTCAGGCTGAAGAATGTCAGGATACTATGTGGGTAAAGCAAAATTATATAGCATGTCTTTACCATCCAAATAGTTTCACCCATCATGAGAGAACCGTAATATTTAGAAGGCCTTCGAGGGTGCGCTACCACCGTCCCCTCACTGAGAGAATGACATCAGGAAAATTTTGCAAATCAACTGACACGAAAGGGAAATATAGATTCCGTGCTATTGTGAGATCTGTGCTCTTTGTGTCACATGTGCAACTTCAaagtttttttaatagaaaaggttTTGTGGATATATTGAGATACAACCATACCAGGAAGGTTATGATCATAAGCACCAATAATGGTTGGAAATACTTTTGTCCCATCTGTGGAAGGCTTTTTAACACTTACTTCGAATTAAGACGTCATTCATGCCGCTCTCCTGGGAATTAA
- the CPXCR1 gene encoding CPX chromosomal region candidate gene 1 protein isoform X1 codes for MSSPTKEGSDTAGNAHKNSENEPSNDCSTDIESPSADPNMIYQVETNSINREPGTATSQEDAVPQAAANTELETEIQKDQREEDIKEEPLLLQIPIPRKLISLMSELGRGNYLRILLVKIDQNKPLNDRSKSHSEKAEMKANNCPVNRKIRFRLSTSWRVPFINNHEIRSMILRLLCERYFSQAEECQDTMWVKQNYIACLYHPNSFTHHERTVIFRRPSRVRYHRPLTERMTSGKFCKSTDTKGKYRFRAIVRSVLFVSHVQLQSFFNRKGFVDILRYNHTRKVMIISTNNGWKYFCPICGRLFNTYFELRRHSCRSPGN; via the coding sequence ATGAGTTCTCCTACTAAAGAAGGAAGTGATACAGCTGGAAATGCTcacaaaaattctgaaaatgaacCTTCTAATGACTGTAGTACAGACATAGAGTCTCCATCTGCTGATCCCAATATGATCTATCAGGTAGAAACCAACTCAATAAACAGGGAGCCAGGCACAGCAACCTCCCAGGAAGATGCTGTTCCTCAAGCAGCAGCAAACACTGAGCTCGAAACAGAGATCCAAAAAGATCAACGAGAAGAAGATATAAAAGAAGAGCCTCTTCTCCTTCAGATCCCCATTCCTAGAAAATTGATCTCTCTTATGTCAGAATTAGGAAGAGGTAACTATCTGAGAATCCTCCTAGTGAAAATTGACCAAAACAAGCCCTTAAATGATAGATCAAAATCCCACTCAGAGAAAGCTGAGATGAAAGCAAACAATTGCCCCGTAAATCGCAAAATTCGTTTTCGACTTTCAACTTCATGGAGAGTCCCATTTATTAACAATCATGAGATAAGAAGTATGATTCTCCGTCTGCTGTGTGAGAGATATTTCTCTCAGGCTGAAGAATGTCAGGATACTATGTGGGTAAAGCAAAATTATATAGCATGTCTTTACCATCCAAATAGTTTCACCCATCATGAGAGAACCGTAATATTTAGAAGGCCTTCGAGGGTGCGCTACCACCGTCCCCTCACTGAGAGAATGACATCAGGAAAATTTTGCAAATCAACTGACACGAAAGGGAAATATAGATTCCGTGCTATTGTGAGATCTGTGCTCTTTGTGTCACATGTGCAACTTCAaagtttttttaatagaaaaggttTTGTGGATATATTGAGATACAACCATACCAGGAAGGTTATGATCATAAGCACCAATAATGGTTGGAAATACTTTTGTCCCATCTGTGGAAGGCTTTTTAACACTTACTTCGAATTAAGACGTCATTCATGCCGCTCTCCTGGGAATTAA